One genomic region from Lynx canadensis isolate LIC74 chromosome E1, mLynCan4.pri.v2, whole genome shotgun sequence encodes:
- the CCDC92B gene encoding coiled-coil domain containing 92B, with protein MDTVSLEHQIQSVQRHISFLKKEQMALLRDLHLEILRLQKRCSELTHDLEMREAQSHQQEAASRELESKCRALESQLAARAAANAELRREVAQREALVSALRCSLRTEERRFLEELRRRSHRATVLGTELQKHTEAAAYLSCQLHAARQRLQTPRPGPAAAAATEPRPRRRAQRARRPPAAEAAAKGPGRDWAAWDRAARALDDIDPMPDPALFLYARRPPRSSGRSPRQPPPQEPPDRAGPPAAPNPPSAPGEPE; from the exons ATGGATACCGTGTCCCTGGAGCATCAGATCCAGAGTGTGCAACGCCACATCAGCTTCCTGAAAAAGGAGCAGATGGCCCTGCTTCGAGACCTGCACCTGGAGATCCTGAGGCTGCAGAAACGCTGCTCAG aactgactcatgacctggagatgaGAGAAGCCCAATCTCACCAGCAAG AGGCGGCGTCTCGGGAGCTGGAGAGCAAGTGCCGCGCACTGGAGTCGCAGCTGGCGGCGCGGGCGGCCGCCAACGCCGAGCTGCGGCGGGAGGTGGCGCAGCGCGAGGCGCTGGTGTCTGCGCTGCGCTGCAGCCTGCGCACGGAGGAGCGCCGCTTCCTGGAGGAGCTGCGGCGCCGCAGCCACCGCGCCACGGTGCTAGGCACCGAGCTGCAGAAGCACACCGAGGCGGCCGCCTACCTCTCCTGTCAGCTGCACGCGGCGCGCCAGAGACTGCAGACTCCGCGCccgggccccgccgccgccgccgccaccgagCCCCGGCCCCGCCGGCGCGCACAGCGGGCCCGCCGGCCGCCCGCCGCCGAGGCCGCCGCCAAGGGCCCGGGCCGGGACTGGGCCGCCTGGGACCGCGCGGCCCGCGCCCTGGACGACATCGACCCCATGCCCGATCCCGCGCTCTTCCTCTACGCCCGGAGGCCCCCGCGGTCCAGCGGCCGCAGCCCGCGCCAGCCGCCTCCCCAGGAGCCCCCGGACCGAGCCGGCCCGCCGGCCGCGCCCAACCCGCCCAGCGCGCCCGGGGAGCCGGAATAG